A genomic window from Planococcus rifietoensis includes:
- the flhA gene encoding flagellar biosynthesis protein FlhA: MKFRDYAILVSVIMIVIMMVIPLPPLLLDILIMINISLALTIILVAMNTQEPLQFSIFPTLLLLTTLFRLGLNVSTTRSILTNQTGGQVIETFGSFVVGGSAIIGILVFLILVIIQFLVITKGSERVAEVAARFTLDSMPGKQMSIDADLGAGMISDRQAKTRREKVGQEADFYGAMDGASKFVKGDAIAGIIITIINIIGGLMIGVVVHGLPIGEAAQLFTLLSIGDGLVSQIPALLISTAMGIVVTRAVSDGNLGSDITRQLFAFPKMLYVVAGTLMMLAVFTPISPLLIMPVAGVIAFSAFRMQKTLNAEEAVEKDSDPGEKEAADLKSPESVTDLLHVDAIEFEFGYGLIPIADKNQGGDLLDRVIMIRRQCAMELGIVVPVIRIRDNIQLQPNEYVIKIKGNRVARGDIMLDHYLAMSPGVDDENVFGIETVEPAFGMPALWVDEDMKEEAEMAGYAIVDPPSVVSTHLTEIIKRHAHELVGRQEVKSLIENIRDSSPAVVEELIPNLMSIGEVQKVLMKLLKEKVSIRNLLVVLETLADYAPQTKDVDLLTEYVRQALARQITRQYAPDNEALKVITAGASLEKKFADSVHRTEQGNYLSIDPESSQTIFQKITEQAGQLQQNGVQPILLTSPAIRIYMRQFVERFAPDLPVLSYNELEPEIEIQSVGVVNIP, encoded by the coding sequence TTGAAATTCAGAGATTATGCGATATTGGTATCGGTGATCATGATTGTCATCATGATGGTTATCCCGCTGCCACCGCTGTTATTGGATATTTTAATCATGATCAATATCAGCTTGGCGCTGACCATCATCCTGGTGGCGATGAACACGCAAGAACCGTTGCAGTTCTCGATCTTTCCGACGCTCCTCCTGCTGACGACTTTGTTCCGTCTCGGTTTGAACGTCTCGACGACACGCTCGATCCTGACCAATCAAACCGGCGGGCAAGTCATCGAAACCTTTGGCTCGTTCGTGGTCGGGGGCAGTGCCATCATCGGGATCTTGGTGTTCTTGATTTTGGTCATCATCCAATTCCTCGTTATCACCAAAGGTTCGGAGCGGGTAGCAGAAGTTGCGGCCCGTTTCACGCTCGATTCGATGCCCGGTAAACAGATGAGCATCGATGCTGATCTGGGCGCAGGGATGATTTCTGACCGCCAAGCGAAAACACGCCGCGAAAAAGTCGGCCAGGAAGCCGATTTCTACGGCGCCATGGACGGTGCCAGTAAATTCGTTAAAGGCGATGCCATCGCCGGCATCATCATCACCATCATCAATATCATTGGCGGCTTGATGATCGGCGTCGTCGTCCATGGCTTGCCAATTGGTGAAGCGGCGCAATTGTTCACTTTGCTATCGATCGGCGATGGATTGGTCAGCCAAATCCCGGCGCTGTTGATTTCGACGGCAATGGGGATTGTCGTCACCCGTGCAGTATCGGATGGCAACCTCGGATCCGATATTACCCGTCAATTGTTCGCTTTCCCGAAAATGCTGTACGTCGTCGCTGGAACGCTGATGATGCTTGCAGTTTTCACACCCATCAGTCCGCTGTTGATTATGCCAGTCGCTGGCGTCATTGCCTTTAGCGCCTTTAGGATGCAAAAAACGCTCAACGCCGAGGAAGCGGTCGAAAAAGACAGCGATCCCGGCGAAAAAGAAGCGGCTGATCTGAAGAGTCCGGAAAGCGTCACCGACCTGCTTCATGTCGATGCGATCGAATTCGAATTCGGCTACGGTCTGATTCCGATCGCTGATAAAAACCAGGGCGGGGACCTATTGGACCGCGTCATCATGATCCGCCGTCAATGCGCAATGGAACTGGGCATCGTCGTGCCGGTCATCCGCATCCGTGACAATATCCAATTGCAGCCGAACGAGTACGTCATTAAGATCAAAGGCAACCGGGTCGCACGCGGCGACATCATGCTCGACCATTATCTTGCGATGAGCCCGGGCGTCGATGATGAAAACGTTTTTGGCATCGAAACAGTCGAGCCTGCGTTTGGCATGCCGGCACTGTGGGTTGATGAAGACATGAAAGAAGAAGCAGAGATGGCAGGCTACGCCATCGTCGATCCGCCGTCTGTTGTCTCGACGCATTTAACAGAAATCATCAAACGCCATGCGCATGAACTCGTCGGCCGCCAGGAAGTGAAATCATTGATCGAAAATATCCGTGACTCTTCTCCAGCCGTCGTCGAAGAATTGATTCCGAATTTGATGAGCATCGGCGAAGTGCAGAAAGTACTCATGAAATTATTGAAGGAAAAAGTGTCGATCCGCAATTTGCTGGTCGTCTTGGAAACCTTGGCCGATTACGCGCCGCAGACGAAAGATGTCGATTTGCTGACGGAATACGTGCGCCAGGCACTCGCGAGACAAATCACCCGCCAGTATGCGCCGGACAATGAAGCATTGAAAGTCATCACGGCAGGAGCAAGCTTAGAGAAGAAATTCGCCGATTCGGTCCACCGCACCGAGCAAGGCAATTACCTGTCGATCGATCCGGAATCGTCCCAGACGATTTTCCAGAAAATCACCGAGCAGGCGGGGCAGCTGCAACAAAACGGCGTCCAGCCAATCCTGCTCACTTCGCCTGCAATCCGCATCTATATGCGCCAGTTCGTGGAACGCTTCGCGCCGGATCTACCGGTGTTGTCCTATAACGAATTGGAGCCTGAAATTGAAATCCAAAGTGTTGGAGTCGTGAATATCCCATGA
- a CDS encoding GNAT family N-acetyltransferase, translated as MNTNSLPKEIQTERLKLVPITEELYRNLYGSYEMGAHISLHLDDLKQDQRLYGWGAWIAFDKSGAPVGDMGFKGRPDKAGKVEIGYGVKEFYQGKGYATEGVQGLIDWAFSFPEVREVTAECYEDNMPSIRVLEKLGFERTAQSKELVFWRLRDGY; from the coding sequence ATGAACACCAATTCATTACCGAAAGAAATCCAGACGGAGCGGCTGAAGCTGGTGCCGATCACAGAAGAACTGTACCGCAATTTATACGGCAGCTACGAAATGGGCGCGCATATCAGCCTGCATTTGGATGATTTGAAACAAGATCAGCGGCTTTATGGCTGGGGTGCATGGATCGCTTTCGATAAATCCGGCGCGCCGGTTGGCGATATGGGGTTTAAAGGGCGCCCGGATAAAGCGGGAAAAGTGGAAATTGGCTACGGCGTCAAAGAGTTTTATCAAGGCAAGGGCTATGCCACGGAAGGCGTCCAAGGCTTAATCGATTGGGCTTTTTCATTTCCGGAAGTACGGGAAGTGACGGCGGAATGCTACGAAGACAATATGCCGTCGATCCGTGTGCTCGAAAAACTGGGGTTTGAACGCACTGCGCAGTCGAAAGAATTGGTGTTTTGGAGATTGCGCGATGGCTATTGA
- the flhF gene encoding flagellar biosynthesis protein FlhF, translating into MPEAMVLIKRDLGDDALILNTKKVKTGGLFGLFRKDCLEVTAAVETMEEPAPKSISPVNTQAMPAEAPLKKSQENDALMDELQSLKRLMMHEGPEDRLPESLRPLRSLLEKQGVEKAVQTELLSKLLQASENEAPVQEAFHAELIRFIEQHQQAVKNESPSIACFIGPTGVGKTTTIAKVAAEQLLEYKRTVGLITADTYRIAAVAQLKTYGEILDVPVEVVESREQLAGALDALKACDVILIDTAGRNYQQAEYIEDLQKLLPETQHIHTTLVLSMTAKYEDMVQIIGNFEALSIDELLLTKKDETASAGVILNLLHRYRIPLRRIATGQNVPDDLVAATPGRIADYIAGELRHA; encoded by the coding sequence ATGCCTGAAGCCATGGTGCTCATCAAAAGAGATTTGGGCGATGATGCCCTCATCCTCAATACGAAAAAAGTGAAAACCGGCGGCTTGTTCGGCTTGTTCCGAAAAGACTGCCTCGAAGTGACCGCGGCGGTTGAAACCATGGAAGAACCGGCGCCAAAATCCATTTCGCCAGTCAACACGCAAGCGATGCCTGCTGAAGCGCCACTTAAAAAGAGCCAGGAAAACGATGCGCTGATGGACGAACTGCAAAGTTTGAAGCGGCTTATGATGCATGAAGGGCCGGAAGACCGGTTGCCCGAATCATTGCGGCCACTGCGAAGCTTGCTGGAAAAACAAGGCGTCGAAAAAGCAGTGCAGACAGAGCTGCTCTCCAAATTGTTGCAGGCATCAGAAAATGAAGCGCCGGTGCAGGAGGCGTTCCATGCGGAGCTCATCCGCTTTATTGAACAGCATCAACAGGCCGTCAAAAATGAATCGCCTTCGATTGCCTGCTTTATCGGGCCAACAGGTGTCGGCAAAACGACAACGATCGCGAAAGTGGCAGCTGAGCAATTGCTGGAATATAAACGCACCGTCGGTTTGATCACCGCCGATACGTATCGCATTGCAGCCGTGGCGCAATTGAAAACTTACGGCGAAATCCTGGATGTGCCGGTCGAAGTGGTCGAATCGCGTGAACAACTGGCCGGAGCACTTGATGCCTTAAAAGCCTGCGACGTCATTTTGATCGATACCGCAGGGCGCAACTACCAGCAGGCCGAATACATTGAAGATTTACAGAAGCTGCTGCCGGAAACGCAGCATATCCATACGACTCTAGTCTTGAGCATGACGGCAAAATATGAAGACATGGTTCAGATCATCGGCAACTTCGAAGCGCTGTCGATCGATGAGTTATTGTTGACGAAAAAAGACGAAACGGCTTCTGCCGGGGTCATCCTTAATTTATTGCACCGCTACCGGATACCGCTTCGCCGCATCGCGACAGGGCAAAACGTACCGGACGATTTAGTTGCGGCAACGCCTGGGCGCATCGCTGATTACATTGCAGGGGAGCTGCGCCATGCGTGA
- a CDS encoding FliA/WhiG family RNA polymerase sigma factor — translation MVNQKLSNAELAQWGNWQQHRDQDAGDYLVAKYLPLVDYVIQRFLISLPKTVDKDEVRSYAYEGLLDALDKFKPEKDWKFETYAAWRIKGAIIDGLRKSDWLPRSLRDKVKKIEKAYAELEQQKGESASDQEVSEYLGMTPAELNRAVSEAALSAMLSMDDDQASVEERMPRASSGSPERELSGQMTKEALAKAIATLPEKEKLTVSLCYFEEMKLTEIAEILGLSVSRVSQLHSKAMLRLHAAMLSVHEHY, via the coding sequence TTGGTAAATCAGAAATTGTCGAATGCAGAACTAGCGCAATGGGGCAACTGGCAGCAGCACAGGGACCAGGATGCCGGCGATTATTTAGTCGCGAAGTATTTGCCCTTGGTGGATTATGTGATTCAACGCTTTCTTATCAGCCTGCCGAAAACCGTCGACAAAGACGAAGTCCGAAGCTACGCCTACGAAGGCTTGCTGGACGCACTCGATAAATTCAAGCCGGAGAAAGACTGGAAATTCGAAACCTATGCCGCGTGGCGGATCAAAGGGGCGATCATCGATGGCCTTCGGAAAAGCGATTGGCTGCCGCGTTCATTGCGGGACAAAGTGAAGAAAATCGAGAAAGCGTACGCCGAACTGGAACAACAGAAAGGCGAAAGTGCCAGTGACCAGGAAGTGAGCGAATACTTGGGGATGACCCCGGCAGAATTGAACCGCGCTGTCTCGGAAGCTGCCTTGTCGGCAATGCTGTCGATGGATGACGACCAGGCGAGCGTGGAAGAACGCATGCCGCGCGCCAGTAGCGGTTCGCCGGAACGCGAGCTGTCTGGGCAGATGACCAAAGAGGCGCTAGCGAAAGCCATTGCCACATTGCCGGAAAAAGAGAAATTGACGGTTTCGTTATGTTATTTTGAAGAAATGAAGCTGACCGAAATCGCGGAAATTCTCGGCCTTAGCGTTTCCAGGGTGTCGCAATTGCATTCGAAAGCGATGCTCCGGCTGCACGCAGCGATGCTATCGGTCCATGAACATTATTAA
- a CDS encoding NUDIX hydrolase: MAIEKIACVTEDGALTGVATRDEVHRQGLWHETFHCWVVSRELGRTRIHLQLRSQDKADFPGLFDITAAGHIAAHETMKDGVREIEEELGLKLAFEQLTPLGVVNDEILLPGFTDRERAYIHLYEGTQIDLADYRLQPEEVAGMAAVDFQAFFELCMKQTETIDAFGFIDTQEGRQSFQQKLSLSDFVPHQTDYWKQMAIRIRRQLMDS; this comes from the coding sequence ATGGCTATTGAAAAAATTGCCTGCGTGACAGAAGATGGCGCGCTGACAGGCGTCGCGACGCGTGATGAAGTCCATCGGCAAGGTTTGTGGCACGAGACTTTTCATTGCTGGGTGGTCTCAAGAGAATTGGGCCGCACCCGAATTCACCTCCAGTTGAGAAGCCAGGATAAAGCAGATTTCCCGGGGCTTTTTGACATTACGGCAGCGGGCCATATTGCAGCGCATGAAACGATGAAAGATGGCGTGCGGGAAATCGAGGAAGAGCTCGGCCTCAAGCTTGCGTTTGAGCAATTGACGCCACTTGGTGTAGTGAACGACGAGATTTTGCTGCCTGGATTCACCGATCGCGAGCGGGCTTACATTCATTTATACGAGGGCACGCAAATCGATTTGGCGGATTATCGCCTGCAGCCGGAGGAAGTAGCGGGCATGGCGGCTGTCGATTTTCAGGCATTCTTTGAATTGTGCATGAAGCAAACGGAGACAATCGATGCCTTTGGGTTTATTGACACACAAGAAGGCAGGCAATCGTTCCAGCAAAAGCTCAGCTTGTCCGATTTTGTGCCGCATCAAACGGATTATTGGAAGCAAATGGCGATTCGCATCCGCCGGCAATTGATGGATAGTTAA
- a CDS encoding putative hydro-lyase — translation MQFTSPEELRSAIRKGEFQAPTSGFAPGFIQTNLAILPKDMAFEFLLFCQRNPKSCPVIDVTEPGSFVPALSAPTADLRTDIPKYRVYRDGILAEETADIRSLWTDDMVAFLLGCSFTFEEALMQNGIPMRHQQQGCNVPMYKTSIPAVPAGRFQGPTVVSMRPIKEQDIVRAVQVTSRFPNVHGAPVHIGNPESIGIQDITKPDFGDAVEIKPGEVPVFWACGVTPQAVAMESKPSLMITHAPGHMFITDLKSEDFSVF, via the coding sequence ATGCAATTCACATCTCCAGAAGAGCTGCGCAGCGCCATCCGAAAAGGGGAATTTCAAGCACCGACTTCCGGCTTTGCCCCGGGATTCATTCAAACGAATCTGGCCATTTTGCCGAAAGACATGGCGTTTGAGTTCCTGCTGTTCTGCCAGCGCAACCCGAAATCCTGCCCGGTCATCGATGTCACAGAACCCGGTTCATTCGTTCCGGCCTTGTCAGCACCGACTGCAGACTTGCGTACTGACATCCCTAAATACCGTGTCTACCGGGACGGCATATTGGCGGAAGAGACGGCAGATATCCGCTCATTATGGACTGACGACATGGTCGCATTCCTGCTTGGCTGCAGCTTTACATTCGAAGAAGCACTGATGCAAAACGGCATCCCGATGCGCCATCAGCAACAAGGCTGCAACGTGCCGATGTACAAGACTTCGATTCCTGCCGTTCCAGCTGGCCGCTTCCAAGGCCCGACCGTCGTCAGCATGCGCCCGATCAAAGAACAAGACATCGTCCGCGCGGTCCAAGTGACGAGCCGCTTCCCGAACGTCCACGGTGCGCCCGTCCACATCGGCAATCCCGAATCGATCGGCATCCAAGACATCACAAAGCCCGATTTCGGTGACGCGGTGGAAATCAAGCCAGGAGAAGTGCCGGTCTTCTGGGCATGTGGTGTGACGCCTCAAGCTGTCGCCATGGAAAGCAAGCCTTCCTTGATGATCACCCATGCACCAGGCCATATGTTCATCACTGATTTGAAATCAGAAGATTTTAGCGTGTTTTGA
- a CDS encoding PilZ domain-containing protein: protein MSDNRREFFRVSFVRAITGKVGLSEKEEVLVDISSLSAGGLVFEAYLDFALYEQVICSFELLGEPFQLEGKIIRKVAKEHNFEYAVQFNAGQRSVSKLFQQLNTYQIRKRKSVLND, encoded by the coding sequence GTGAGCGATAACCGCAGGGAATTTTTTCGTGTGTCTTTTGTCCGCGCGATTACTGGAAAGGTAGGGCTTTCTGAAAAAGAAGAGGTTCTTGTAGATATTTCCAGTTTGAGTGCCGGAGGGCTTGTTTTTGAAGCCTATCTTGATTTCGCGCTGTATGAACAGGTCATCTGCAGCTTCGAATTGCTGGGCGAACCTTTCCAATTGGAAGGAAAAATTATCCGGAAAGTGGCCAAAGAGCATAATTTCGAATATGCTGTGCAATTCAATGCTGGCCAGCGTTCTGTATCAAAATTATTCCAGCAATTGAATACATACCAAATCCGCAAAAGAAAAAGCGTGTTGAATGATTAA
- a CDS encoding MinD/ParA family protein gives MRDQAVQLREKMSRKNTKPSIRNTRVLAVTSGKGGVGKSNFTLNFALALIEQGKSALIIDVDLGFANIDILFGHAPRETIAGMLDKQLAIEDVIERGPLGLQLIAGGQGFSGLFELDADKMKRFMEQLGSLQGKVDFVLLDTGAGLSENNMRFLLAADEVLLVTTPEPTSVTDAYSVVKMMHAKDSDLAIRLVVNQCTDGKEGRQTAENFAEVAQRFLDKDIRTLGILPSDLHVPQAVKKQEPFLLAHPGSSVSKAMRTLAAQYLELPSPFKIGLRGFVMKLFFK, from the coding sequence ATGCGTGACCAGGCCGTTCAGTTAAGAGAGAAGATGTCCCGTAAGAATACGAAGCCCAGCATACGCAATACGCGTGTGCTGGCAGTGACAAGCGGGAAAGGCGGCGTTGGCAAATCGAATTTCACCTTGAATTTCGCGCTCGCATTGATCGAACAAGGGAAATCGGCGTTGATCATCGACGTCGATTTGGGATTTGCCAATATTGATATCTTGTTCGGCCATGCGCCGCGCGAAACGATTGCGGGCATGCTCGACAAGCAATTGGCAATCGAAGACGTAATTGAGCGCGGCCCGCTCGGCTTGCAGTTGATTGCCGGAGGGCAAGGGTTTTCAGGACTGTTTGAACTCGATGCCGATAAAATGAAACGTTTTATGGAACAGCTCGGCAGCCTGCAAGGAAAAGTGGATTTTGTGCTGCTCGATACAGGAGCGGGATTGTCGGAGAACAATATGCGTTTTCTGCTCGCAGCGGATGAAGTGCTGTTGGTCACGACGCCTGAACCGACGTCGGTCACCGATGCCTATTCGGTCGTCAAGATGATGCACGCCAAAGACTCGGACCTGGCCATCCGGCTCGTTGTCAATCAATGCACCGACGGCAAAGAAGGGCGGCAGACAGCCGAAAACTTCGCGGAAGTCGCACAGCGCTTCTTGGATAAAGACATCCGGACGCTCGGCATATTGCCATCAGATCTCCATGTGCCGCAAGCGGTGAAAAAGCAGGAACCGTTCTTGTTGGCGCATCCGGGCAGTTCGGTGAGCAAAGCGATGCGTACGCTCGCGGCACAGTACCTGGAGTTGCCGTCGCCATTCAAGATCGGGCTTCGGGGATTCGTCATGAAATTATTCTTCAAATAA
- the fliR gene encoding flagellar biosynthetic protein FliR, with amino-acid sequence MNDVLNLLPFFLLVLIRLTAFFLIAPLFAMRGVPNQFKIGIAAFLALTATTAWAPESALVLDGSYTLLIFKELAVGLALGFTAALLLYAVQIAGAFIDFQMGFAIANVLDPQTGAQVPIIGQFKYTLALLFLLTVNGHHMMLDGVMQSLRALPAEEFLSVGAESIARFMTDLFIEMFIIAFQISLPIVASLFLIDVALGILTKAVPQLNIFAVGLPLKIFVGFVLLLLTMSVFFYLLQILFEKMMGSMGELISLLGGG; translated from the coding sequence ATGAATGATGTTCTTAATCTGCTGCCGTTCTTCCTGCTCGTGCTTATTCGCCTTACCGCTTTTTTCCTGATTGCGCCGCTGTTTGCGATGAGGGGCGTGCCCAATCAATTCAAGATCGGCATTGCCGCTTTTCTCGCACTGACCGCGACCACTGCTTGGGCTCCAGAAAGCGCATTGGTGCTTGATGGCAGTTACACTTTGCTGATCTTCAAGGAGCTGGCGGTCGGCTTGGCGCTTGGCTTTACGGCTGCGCTTTTGCTTTATGCGGTGCAAATTGCCGGAGCCTTCATCGATTTCCAGATGGGTTTTGCCATCGCCAATGTCTTGGATCCGCAGACGGGCGCTCAAGTACCGATCATCGGGCAATTCAAATACACGCTCGCGCTGTTGTTCCTATTGACCGTGAACGGCCATCATATGATGCTAGACGGCGTCATGCAGAGCTTGCGCGCCCTGCCGGCGGAAGAGTTTTTATCGGTCGGTGCGGAATCCATCGCGCGTTTTATGACCGATTTGTTTATTGAAATGTTCATCATCGCTTTTCAGATTTCACTGCCGATCGTCGCGTCCTTGTTTTTGATCGACGTGGCGCTTGGCATCCTGACAAAAGCCGTGCCGCAATTGAATATCTTTGCGGTCGGCTTGCCGCTAAAGATCTTTGTCGGCTTTGTGCTGCTGCTCTTGACGATGAGCGTGTTCTTTTATTTGCTGCAGATTCTCTTTGAAAAAATGATGGGCAGCATGGGCGAATTAATCAGCTTATTGGGAGGCGGATAG
- a CDS encoding DUF6115 domain-containing protein has protein sequence MVALLIVVSTLLLLLNVKLMMSRKLMVEQESERLEAAMAEFITAVEQENDALYDKLMDRLEQTEAKVAQWEKAEHKVKEPKSADFSADQPPVETNRREKVRQLTKQGFSAAHIAKLLELPIGEAEVAVQLEKKRQIR, from the coding sequence ATGGTAGCACTGTTGATAGTGGTCAGCACTTTATTGTTATTGCTGAATGTCAAACTGATGATGTCGAGAAAGCTGATGGTCGAACAGGAATCCGAACGGCTCGAAGCGGCCATGGCGGAATTCATCACAGCCGTCGAACAGGAAAATGATGCCTTATACGATAAATTGATGGATCGGCTGGAGCAGACGGAAGCGAAAGTGGCGCAATGGGAAAAAGCGGAGCATAAAGTAAAAGAGCCGAAAAGCGCAGATTTCTCCGCCGATCAGCCTCCAGTGGAAACAAACCGGCGCGAAAAAGTGCGGCAGCTCACGAAACAAGGTTTCTCGGCTGCCCATATTGCAAAGCTATTGGAGTTGCCAATCGGCGAAGCGGAAGTCGCCGTCCAATTAGAGAAGAAAAGACAGATTCGATAG
- a CDS encoding YaaR family protein — translation MRIDAARPRPSEQPNTAIAKPPGGAFAEAMKQSRTELRRDALTPLLANVEKSGKRLAEHRTLQNLVAYKQSIKQFLGESLRHGLQLSDQAASGFGEGAPPQQIVKVIDEKVIALQDQLLDNEVEYIGILETVGEIKGLLLNLYM, via the coding sequence ATGCGCATTGATGCAGCAAGGCCTAGGCCTTCGGAACAACCCAATACAGCAATTGCCAAACCGCCAGGCGGCGCATTTGCAGAGGCCATGAAACAGTCACGGACTGAGCTGAGGCGGGATGCGCTCACGCCGTTACTCGCGAATGTCGAAAAGAGCGGAAAACGCCTCGCAGAACACCGGACTCTGCAGAATTTGGTTGCGTATAAACAATCCATTAAGCAATTTCTCGGGGAATCGCTTCGCCACGGACTTCAACTGAGCGACCAAGCTGCGTCCGGTTTTGGGGAAGGGGCGCCGCCTCAACAAATCGTAAAGGTCATCGACGAAAAAGTGATTGCGCTTCAGGATCAATTATTAGATAATGAAGTGGAATATATTGGCATACTGGAAACGGTAGGGGAAATAAAAGGCTTGCTGCTCAATTTATATATGTAA
- the flhB gene encoding flagellar biosynthesis protein FlhB produces the protein MKRYPLNLDLQFFAGEKTEKATPQKRQESRKKGQVAKSQEVAAALIMLGGILVLSFLGDWMLDQLLAIYRINYIQYISWDITPDTIRLMFEQLAMDAFLVIVPIMLVGVVFGFLGNYMQVGPLFTAEPLKAKLERLDPIKGAKRIFSVRALVELAKSLMKIAIVGGAAFGVLWFGQEEIFSLSRQSLRDSLSLVGGLVLQMGMVAALILLSLSTLDYMYQKYEFEKGIRMSKQDIKDEYKKAEGDPLIKQKIKEKQRQMSMNRMIQDLPNADVVITNPTHYAIAIQYDAETMEAPKVIAMGKDFTALKIKEKAKELGIVTMENKPLARSLYAQVSIGDSVPEELFLAVAEVLAYIYALKGKLS, from the coding sequence ATGAAACGCTATCCATTGAACCTGGACCTGCAGTTTTTTGCCGGCGAAAAGACCGAAAAAGCGACGCCCCAAAAGCGCCAGGAATCGCGCAAGAAAGGCCAAGTTGCCAAAAGCCAGGAAGTCGCGGCCGCACTCATCATGCTCGGCGGCATCCTGGTCCTAAGTTTTCTCGGGGATTGGATGCTTGATCAATTGCTGGCCATTTACCGCATCAATTACATCCAATACATCAGTTGGGACATCACGCCAGACACAATCCGGCTCATGTTCGAACAATTGGCCATGGATGCGTTCTTAGTCATTGTGCCGATTATGCTGGTCGGCGTGGTCTTCGGGTTTCTCGGAAATTATATGCAAGTGGGCCCGCTTTTTACGGCAGAACCGTTAAAAGCGAAGCTCGAGCGGCTCGATCCGATCAAAGGCGCAAAACGGATTTTCTCGGTTCGGGCACTTGTGGAGCTGGCCAAATCCTTGATGAAGATTGCGATTGTCGGGGGCGCCGCGTTTGGTGTCTTGTGGTTCGGCCAGGAAGAGATTTTCTCGCTGTCTAGGCAAAGCCTGCGCGATTCCCTGAGCCTGGTCGGCGGCCTTGTCCTCCAGATGGGCATGGTCGCGGCGCTCATCTTGTTGTCTTTATCAACGCTCGATTATATGTACCAGAAATACGAGTTCGAAAAAGGCATCCGGATGTCGAAGCAAGACATTAAAGATGAATACAAAAAAGCGGAAGGCGACCCGTTGATCAAGCAAAAGATCAAAGAAAAGCAACGCCAAATGAGCATGAACCGCATGATCCAGGATTTGCCGAACGCTGACGTCGTCATCACCAACCCGACGCATTATGCGATCGCGATCCAATACGACGCCGAAACGATGGAAGCACCGAAAGTCATTGCGATGGGGAAAGACTTTACCGCGCTCAAGATCAAAGAAAAAGCGAAAGAGCTCGGCATCGTGACAATGGAAAACAAGCCACTCGCCCGCTCGCTCTACGCACAAGTATCGATCGGCGATTCCGTGCCCGAAGAATTATTCCTAGCCGTCGCCGAAGTCCTGGCTTATATCTACGCTTTGAAGGGCAAGCTTTCATGA